A genome region from Bemisia tabaci chromosome 3, PGI_BMITA_v3 includes the following:
- the LOC109036333 gene encoding protein D2: MVVNIHGSKWKEGDVRTAYMGAFIPNWLTYDTGPHRFVFTLWRQKNGLTNFQQKFIHNLVFDLRRTNFSTPLFAEKYNLDLVAINYFRADWHEMPHDRESLLRPPTPSTPRPTYWNVASDEPEKSTKHICDDNCFA; the protein is encoded by the exons ATGGTTGTAAATATTCATGGGAGTAAATGGAAGGAGGGGGATGTGCGAACTGCCTACATGGGTGCATTCATTCCAAATTGGCTGACTTACGATACAG GTCCGCATCGATTTGTTTTCACTCTGTGGAGGCAAAAGAACGGTTTAACAAACTTTCAACAAAAGTTTATACACAATTT GGTCTTCGATCTCCGAAGGACGAATTTCTCGACGCCACTATTTGCCGAAAAGTACAACTTAGATTTAGTAGCAATAAATTATTTTCGTGCCGATTGGCACGAAATGCCTCATGATAGGGAGTCATTGTTACGGCCACCGACTCCCTCTACCCCGCGTCCAACGTATTGGAATGTAGCATCAGATGAACCCGAAAAGTCGACGAAACATATCTGTGACGATAACTGTTTCGCGTAG
- the LOC109036318 gene encoding uncharacterized protein yields the protein MRGKGLQHPNWHNSKTDIGDNFGNSSQTMINTELKTSSDVRNLSAKSSKSTSILEKSSEQEIEGADPVMKTIRNPRVISKWEGADEWCSNAGQSKPENKTCAGFDGSQEKSPLPPLHKLRQGFPECDFEPIKNETIESYSANSRLRTQFKKDPSKIVRKNDGGQLGENPKEKLIYLRGEDDEEVEIIDMYEESSENKEDELEEQGLKVRKGGEANATSEPEEYDDDDEEDEPWRQELHRLPSHESITGGEPISITKMPFLALLKMDIGSGTSYCTSSILTEKWVLTAAHCVARIRRPSDVEVIAGQSGFSSPQFGDKAQKKKGVQVHIHPSFKHSESPGNGDIALIKVSVPFIFDKIHVSKIKLRGRPWFKDVRNENCTSAGWGRQKFYAANTGPLQSFKSVALHGESACPCVPSDQKQTIVCLERSQGKGICKGDSGGPLICNGELVGVAHVLYPTPFLCWQIFSGEPECGDSNWIDIYMYTCPYLDWIRNYVGDKIPPKPKSCSAIRPTTQTLFIAVSVVALSRIMHLYFTRL from the exons ATGCGGGGAAAGGGACTTCAACATCCTAATTGGCATAATTCTAAAACTGATATCGGTGATAACTTTGGCAATTCAAGCCAGACCATGATCAACACTGAATTGAAAACGAGTAGCGATGTGAGAAATTTAAGCGCAAAGTCCTCTAAAAGCACtagtattttggaaaaatcttcAGAACAAGAAATTGAGGGCGCAGATCCAGTTATGAAAACTATAAGAAATCCGCGAGTAATCAGCAAGTGGGAAGGAGCCGATGAATGGTGCTCAAACGCAGGCCAAAGTAAacctgaaaataaaacatgcgCAGGTTTCGATGGATCTCAGGAAAAGTCGCCATTGCCTCCTCTCCATAAATTAAGACAGGGTTTCCCAGAGTGTGATTTTGAACCGATCAAAAACGAAACCATCGAATCATACAGTGCAAATTCGCGTTTGAGGACACAATTTAAAAAGGATCCCTcgaaaattgtgagaaaaaatGACGGTGGGCAGCTCGGTGAAAATCCGAAGGAGAAGTTAATTTATTTGAGGGGTGAAGACGACGAGGAGGTTGAAATAATCGATATGTATGAGGAATCTTCGGAGAACAAGGAGGACGAATTGGAGGAACAAGGGCTAAAAGTCAGGAAAGGGGGAGAGGCAAATGCAACCTCGGAGCCTGAGGAATACGATGACGACGATGAAGAAGATGAGCCGTGGCGACAGGAGCTGCATCGGCTACCGTCGCATGAAAGCATCACCGGAGGAGAGCCGATCAGCATCACGAAAATGCCGTTTTTAGCCCTACTCAAGATGGACATCGGCTCTGGAACTTCCTACTGCACCTCCTCTATCCTCACAGAAAAGTGGGTCCTCACTGCAGCTCATTGTGTCGCCAGGATCAGGAGACCTTCCGACGTTGAG GTCATAGCGGGACAGTCAGGTTTTTCAAGTCCGCAATTCGGCGATAAAGcccaaaagaaaaaaggagttCAAGTTCACATCCATCCAAGCTTCAAGCACTCAGAAAGTCCTGGCAATGGGGATATAGCATTAATTAAG GTATCGGTGCCTTTCATATTCGATAAAATACacgtttcaaaaattaaactcAGGGGCCGCCCATGGTTCAAGGACGTCCGAAATGAAAACTGTACCTCAGCAGGATGGGGCCGACAAAAATTCTACGCTGCAAATACTGGCCCTCTGCAGAGCTTCAAATCGGTGGCTCTTCATGGTGAAAGTGCGTGCCCTTGCGTCCCATC GGATCAAAAACAAACGATTGTATGTCTAGAGAGAAGCCAAGGGAAGGGAATTTGCAAAGGAGACTCTGGGGGACCTTTGATCTGCAACGGGGAGTTGGTAGGAGTGGCTCACGTCTTGTACCCGACACCGTTTCTTTGCTGGCAGATTTTCTCGGGAGAACCAGAATGCGGGGACAGCAACTGGATCGACATATATATGTACACTTGCCCCTACCTGGATTGGATTAGAAACTACGTTGGCGACAAAATACCACCAAAACCGAAATCATGCTCCGCTATCCGACCAACGACTCAAACTCTTTTCATCGCAGTTAGCGTTGTCGCTTTGTCTAGGATCATGCACCTCTACTTCACTAGACTTTAG